In the genome of Pichia kudriavzevii chromosome 4, complete sequence, one region contains:
- a CDS encoding uncharacterized protein (PKUD0D03070; similar to Saccharomyces cerevisiae YLR446W; ancestral locus Anc_4.336), translating into MISQLQMSYLVSQLRTDTEEDSRAPVSGLEILKGGPLLISTDNFSDSSTDSLALQKNNTNSAEVKQAIMSYLKIHEIEKNFDTITREFENSIHESLQKSQNCMLPCFNVVCDSNCLPDEYYAVIDIGGSTLRISVIKFLEENKAECIINKSWVIFDDNKHLDQQFFEWIAGNFKSLIANDMKVLLENSRGSMKVGITWSFPLLQIEAPNRAVVSDLGKGFSVCLEFKGKDLKDIFEESFTRFGLDIEIYAIINDSVSGFVAGSYLINSKLGLVQGTGVNSCFFVDKEKLSYGKIGFLKPNFGEEKILVNAEASFLGYHLFPHISEADKEMNPLWDVISEQELPYPHMTTGDYGVFQPLEVITSGRYIPEIIRRILMKTMDMEKHSEGGAEYSLSAELLGELCLSDDDDDDDEVRGKLCTALQLEYISKDEIGILKIITEVVIHRASIVLASYIIAMLRVSGHIDTDILTISVVGSMLQHFPRYKETVLEILGNKKHIYKLPNITFGFVEDSSIYGAAIAACATQRSLCL; encoded by the coding sequence ATGATATCTCAACTACAAATGTCCTATCTCGTTAGTCAACTCAGAACAGATACTGAAGAAGATTCCCGGGCGCCGGTGTCGGGTCTGGAAATATTAAAGGGTGGGCCTTTACTAATTTCTACAGATAACTTCTCAGATTCATCCACAGATTCACTTGCCCTGCAGAAAAATAACACAAATTCTGCTGAAGTCAAACAGGCCATAATGTCTTATCTAAAAATACATGAAATAGAGAAGAATTTTGACACCATCACAAGAGAATTCGAAAATTCCATCCATGAGTCGCTTCAGAAATCCCAAAACTGCATGTTGCCTTGCTTCAATGTTGTCTGTGATTCAAACTGTCTGCCCGACGAATACTATGCAGTGATTGATATTGGCGGTTCGACTTTACGTATTTCGGTAATAAAGTttttagaagaaaataagGCGGAGTgtattatcaataaatcaTGGGTTAtatttgatgataataaGCATTTAGACcaacaattctttgaatggATTGCAGGTAATTTTAAATCTTTGATTGCAAACGACATGAAGGTTTTGCTGGAGAATTCTAGGGGCTCTATGAAAGTGGGTATTACTTGGAGTTTCCCCCTATTACAAATTGAGGCACCAAACAGAGCTGTTGTTTCTGATCTAGGTAAAGGATTTTCTGTATGCTTGGAATTTAAAGGTaaagatttgaaggatatctttgaagaatcttTTACCAGATTTGGTCTTGACATTGAAATCTATGCAATTATAAACGATTCGGTTTCTGGGTTTGTTGCAGGGTCTTATTTGATAAACTCCAAGCTTGGATTAGTTCAGGGAACCGGTGTTAATTCTTGCTTCTTTGTTGACAAAGAGAAACTCTCCTATGGAAAGATTGGATTTCTAAAGCCCAATTTTGGAGAGGAGAAAATCCTAGTCAATGCCGAAGCTTCTTTTTTGGGGTATCACCTCTTCCCCCATATAAGTGAGGCAGACAAAGAAATGAACCCATTGTGGGACGTAATATCCGAGCAAGAATTGCCCTATCCGCACATGACAACGGGCGACTATGGTGTGTTCCAGCCTCTTGAGGTGATTACCTCGGGGAGATACATACCTGAGATAATTCGGAGGATTCTTATGAAGACCATGGACATGGAAAAGCATTCAGAAGGAGGCGCCGAATATTCCCTGTCTGCCGAATTACTCGGCGAATTGTGTTTgtctgatgatgatgatgatgatgatgaggtAAGAGGCAAACTGTGCACGGCTTTACAATTGGAATATATATCAAAGGATGAAATTGGAATCCTCAAGATTATAACAGAGGTGGTGATCCATCGTGCCTCAATTGTTCTTGCTTCCTACATTATTGCCATGTTGCGAGTCTCTGGCCACATCGACACCGACATTTTGACCATCTCCGTTGTTGGGTCCATGTTGCAGCATTTCCCAAGGTACAAGGAAACCGTTCTTGAAATACTGGGGAATAAAAAACATATATACAAGCTACCCAATATTACTTTTGGATTTGTCGAGGATAGCAGTATCTACGGCGCCGCCATTGCAGCATGTGCAACCCAGAGAAGTCTATGTTTATAG
- a CDS encoding uncharacterized protein (PKUD0D03066; Pfam Domains: NDT80_PhoG(1.1e-10)), with translation MEMTNSSGIPTDKLGGTNTIDDEFAMLFLRELQNTRLEPIREGEGSLETAPENAKIFSPAHTQGTELDFLGAMENTDSDHKSGMKGAASYAMYLPQETILNSNFPDLNDLYPYDRSQNLSNISLDTLMKNTEAVFSRPALPEQRPNTLSIPATSPLPVQLQAGAPGSMTNVNSLQFSTVREEPVSMHTGLSGEDPALDERFTVTQMISEKVLTLYEKKSESPPDACSPNIMDTLGKSIVLKGGITGKIYIDRESYGKLSSNISQMSLEKNENLALLFCYRRNSTTISLPMDLRYIKELQQRGLESAFDQVTLCLHTSLRKFDGKDKSKISVITGFEEFSFNGSSSGLNGNIISINSTKTLVSFSDLLRLSNSYNEVIFLWDQIKFKSATANNRHDAANKHYNVILDVSFEKTRWGKVQTLLTKTLESQKIIVRGRNPSFYSQKGDILIGKIKKIASTRGPRANKMDLKEKLTSLEGNSCKENIVPAIEPANGSNVCRFGPNPDSTGHGNGSQDASPSSVASSYKYYRASDNYYLPPVDVGYFPHYVHHSNSVLKAGGNR, from the coding sequence ATGGAAATGACAAACTCTAGTGGCATTCCAACAGACAAGCTAGGAGGTACAAACACAATTGACGACGAGTTTGCCATGCTTTTCCTAAGAGAGTTGCAGAACACTCGATTGGAGCCTATTCGAGAGGGGGAAGGCAGTTTGGAGACGGCACCTGAAAATGCCAAGATTTTCAGCCCAGCGCATACGCAAGGCACAGAGCTTGACTTTTTGGGTGCTATGGAGAATACAGACAGTGACCACAAGTCGGGAATGAAGGGTGCTGCCAGTTATGCCATGTATTTGCCGCAGGAAACTATACTCAACTCAAACTTCCCAGATTTGAACGATTTATACCCGTATGACAGAAGTCAGAATTTGTCCAATATATCACTAGATACGTTGATGAAGAACACAGAAGCCGTTTTCTCCAGGCCAGCACTCCCAGAGCAAAGGCCAAACACTCTAAGTATACCGGCGACTTCTCCCTTGCCCGTCCAATTACAAGCAGGGGCACCTGGCTCTATGACAAACGTAAACTCGTTGCAATTCAGTACCGTGAGAGAAGAGCCAGTATCGATGCATACCGGTCTCTCTGGAGAGGATCCAGCCCTGGATGAGAGGTTTACAGTGACACAGATGATCTCCGAGAAGGTCCTGACTCtttatgaaaaaaaaagtgaaagtCCACCAGATGCTTGTTCTCCAAACATCATGGATACTCTAGGGAAGTCGATCGTTCTCAAGGGCGGTATAACGGGTAAAATATATATCGACCGTGAGTCATATGGGAAGCTATCGAGCAACATATCGCAAATGTCTTTGGAGAAGAACGAAAATCTGGCGCTTTTATTTTGCTACAGGCGGAATTCAACCACTATAAGTCTCCCCATGGACCTCCGATATATCAAAGAGTTGCAACAGAGAGGGCTGGAGTCGGCCTTTGATCAAGTGACATTGTGTTTACATACAAGTTTGAGGAAGTTTGATGGCAAGGACAAATCGAAAATTAGTGTGATCACCGGCTTTGAGGAgttttccttcaatggCTCGTCTTCTGGGTTAAACGGTAACATTATAAGTATAAACAGTACAAAGACTTTGGTCAGCTTCAGCGACCTTCTCCGGCTGAGTAACTCGTACAATGAAGTCATTTTCCTATGGGATCAAATCAAGTTCAAATCCGCCACTGCCAATAATAGACACGATGCTGCCAATAAGCATTACAACGTCATACTTGATGTCtcctttgaaaaaacaCGTTGGGGGAAAGTCCAGACTCTCCTGACCAAAACACTGGAGTCTCAGAAGATTATTGTTAGAGGCCGAAATCCAAGCTTTTATTCTCAGAAGGGTGATATTCTGATtggcaaaatcaaaaaaatagctTCTACAAGAGGCCCTAGAGCAAATAAAATGGActtgaaggaaaaattaACCTCTTTGGAAGGTAATAGTTGTAAGGAAAATATAGTACCGGCAATAGAACCCGCTAATGGTAGCAATGTCTGCAGATTTGGTCCAAATCCTGACTCCACGGGCCATGGGAATGGCTCACAAGACGCCTCGCCGTCCTCGGTGGCCTCAAGTTACAAGTACTATCGAGCCAGTGACAACTACTACTTGCCCCCGGTTGACGTTGGTTATTTCCCTCATTACGTTCACCATAGTAACAGTGTGCTTAAGGCTGGTGGCAATCGTTAG
- a CDS encoding uncharacterized protein (PKUD0D03063; Pfam Domains: Glucosamine_iso(1.2e-125)), whose product MFELRKYDTREAAADFVARHIVDSINNFKPTSSKPYVLGLPTGSSPEPVYSRLVQLYRDGKVSFANVVTFNMDEYCGLAPSDRQSYHYFMFDKFFSHIDIKEENIHILDGLADNYEQECAAYERLIKEYGPFQIFMGGIGPNGHIAFNESGSVRNSITRKVKLQESTIIANSRFFGNQAEKVPKYALSVGISTVLDQSNEVIFLVFGENKREILRKTLTSPVTSDIPSTFIKEHKNCLLVCDDDAFTN is encoded by the coding sequence ATGTTTGAACTACGCAAATACGACACCAGAGAGGCAGCTGCTGATTTTGTTGCTAGACATATTGTTGAttccatcaacaatttcaagccaacatcttcaaagcCGTATGTTTTGGGGTTGCCAACAGGCTCCTCACCGGAACCGGTATACAGCAGACTCGTTCAGCTTTACCGTGATGGCAAAGTTTCGTTTGCAAACGTGGTTACGTTTAATATGGATGAATATTGCGGTCTAGCCCCTTCTGATAGACAGTCATATCATTATTTCATGTTTGATAAATTCTTCAGTCATATTGATATCAAGGAGGAAAACATACATATTTTAGACGGGTTGGCTGACAATTATGAACAAGAGTGTGCAGCTTATGAAAGGTTGATCAAAGAATATGGACcatttcaaatattcatgGGTGGAATTGGTCCGAATGGACACATTGCATTCAACGAATCCGGATCTGTTAGGAACTCGATTACAAGAAAAGTAAAGCTCCAAGAGTCCACAATTATTGCAAATTCACGTTTTTTTGGAAACCAAGCCGAGAAGGTCCCCAAGTATGCTTTGAGTGTTGGAATTTCAACAGTCTTGGATCAATCTAACGAGGTGatctttttggttttcggggaaaataaaagagaaatcTTGAGGAAGACTTTGACCTCTCCTGTTACATCCGACATTCCAAGTACCTTTATTAAAGAACATAAAAATTGCCTGTTGGTTTGTGATGATGATGCCTTTACGAATTAA